Proteins from a genomic interval of Triplophysa dalaica isolate WHDGS20190420 chromosome 21, ASM1584641v1, whole genome shotgun sequence:
- the chchd4a gene encoding mitochondrial intermembrane space import and assembly protein 40, whose product MSYCKQEGKDRIIFVTKEDHEAPSNAELVEDDPNDPYEDHGLILPNGEINWNCPCLGGMASGPCGQQFKEAFSCFHYSKEELKGSDCVENFRSMQECMQKYPELYPQEDDNDSAPPGGAETTHTESTSTDSAPSPDSESAATDNPAAS is encoded by the exons GTAAAGATCGAATCATATTCGTGACCAAGGAGGATCATGAAGCCCCTAGTAATGCTGAGCTTGTTGAAGATGACCCCAATGATCCCTATGAGGATCATG GTCTTATTTTACCCAATGGGGAAATAAACTGGAACTGCCCATGTCTGGGTGGTATGGCTAGCGGCCCCTGTGGACAGCAGTTCAAGGAAGCCTTTTCTTGTTTCCACTATAGCAAGGAGGAGTTAAAGGGGTCGGATTGTGTGGAAAACTTCCGGAGTATGCAGGAATGTATGCAGAAATACCCTGAGCTCTATCCACAGGAGGATGACAATGACAGTGCCCCCCCTGGAGGGGCTGAAACTACACATACTGAATCCACTTCAACAGACTCTGCACCCTCTCCTGATTCTGAATCAGCTGCCACAGATAACCCAGCAGCTAGCTAA
- the si:dkey-202e22.2 gene encoding netrin-4 isoform X1: protein MISMKLVRQRARFVMLILFPGLLQGFKESRCVEYACSPPMGNLASGRTLFTLFNSSCLPTHPRCVTDLHPPSMMSDDPFLHPDTWWASAVADGEKDEIRLDLEKRFCLTHVVLSFRSPRPAAMMLERSQDFGQSWETLKLFARNCSEMFGVPDDVSQAGALCTSRYSNVVPCSRGEIIFRSMGLGSEIADPYSPEAVSRLTLTNLRIQLLKSQQCPPSKGRRSILDPSKASFLPKVHSRSHTAFTSTSDQLDSVPFAIYYLLAKGMCLCHGHAENCLPKNKGQDRNTVSGMCVCTHHTAGEHCERCEPLYNDRPWRAANGSSGESNTCQKCECNGHAESCHFSQRVWLSTGGSSGGVCDSCQHNTVGRRCQRCCPGYHRHPARPLNSPHACTRCWCDLVGSVSTSSEAPWCHPRSGQCHCKPGVGGTTCSHCLPGYWGFGEEGCKVCVCPLTCDPITGHCLDSRGNVKLYNVPIGGKIPELSHFKPQEDERVWPKELAVSALYFTGKCSCKEKRLKSMSDLCMMKHAYVIKASVLTAHDKGTHAVVQVKVRKVFRSRKLPLLQGTHSLYPLSWTSRGCTCPILNPGESYLLAGPEELNTGRLLVTMQSLVVPWTPTLGFQVTEALHQGCL from the exons ATGATAAGCATGAAACTTGTCCGACAGAGAGCTCGGTTTGTGATGCTCATATTGTTTCCTGGACTTTTGCAAGGCTTCAAAG AGTCCAGATGTGTTGAATACGCCTGCAGCCCTCCTATGGGCAACTTGGCCAGTGGCAGGACCCTCTTCACGCTTTTCAACTCATCCTGCTTGCCAACCCACCCACGCTGTGTAACAGATCTCCATCCTCCTTCGATGATGTCCGATGACCCATTTCTTCATCCAGATACTTGGTGGGCTTCTGCGGTGGCCGATGGAGAAAAGGATGAAATCCGTCTGGACTTGGAAAAACGGTTCTGCCTGACTCACGTTGTGTTGTCGTTCCGTTCTCCGCGTCCTGCTGCTATGATGCTGGAACGCTCGCAGGACTTCGGTCAGAGCTGGGAAACCCTGAAGCTGTTTGCCAGGAACTGCAGTGAGATGTTCGGGGTCCCTGATGATGTCAGCCAAGCAGGAGCTCTATGCACATCCAGATATTCCAATGTGGTCCCATGCAGCAGAGGAGAg ATCATATTCCGGTCCATGGGATTGGGAAGTGAGATTGCAGATCCCTACAGCCCTGAAGCTGTGTCCCGTCTCACCCTGACTAACCTGCGAATACAGCTTTTAAAATCTCAGCAGTGTCCACCCTCCAAGGGTCGACGGAGCATCCTGGACCCCTCTAAAGCCTCATTTTTACCCAAAGTGCACAGCAGGTCACACACGGCTTTCACCTCCACCTCAGATCAATTAGATTCAGTGCCTTTTGCCATCTACTATCTTCTGGCTAAAGGGATGTGTTTGTGTCACGGTCATGCTGAAAATTGCCTTCCTAAAAATAAAGGACAAGACCGCAATACG GTGTCTGGCATGTGCGTGTGTACCCACCACACAGCTGGTGAGCACTGCGAGAGGTGTGAGCCGCTCTACAATGACCGACCTTGGAGGGCGGCCAACGGAAGCAGTGGCGAGAGCAACACGTGCCAGA aatgtgagTGTAATGGCCATGCAGAAAGCTGCCACTTCTCGCAGCGAGTGTGGTTGTCCACAGGGGGCAGTAGTGGGGGCGTCTGTGATAGCTGCCAGCATAACACTGTGGGCCGCCGGTGCCAGCGCTGTTGTCCTGGATACCACCGCCACCCTGCCCGACCCCTCAACTCGCCGCATGCTTGCACAC GATGCTGGTGTGACCTAGTTGGCTCTGTGTCAACGAGCAGCGAGGCGCCATGGTGCCATCCCAGAAGTGGGCAGTGCCACTGTAAACCTGGTGTGGGTGGTACCACCTGCAGTCATTGTCTCCCAGGGTACTGGGGGTTTGGAGAGGAAGGCTGCAAAGTTTGTGTGTGCCCTTTGACCTGTGACCCCATCACAGGTCACTGTCTAGACAG CAGAGGGAATGTCAAGCTTTACAATGTACCCATTGGTGGGAAAATTCCTGAACTGTCCCACTTTAAACCTCAAGAGGATGAGAGGGTGTGGCCTAAAGAACTCGCTGTCTCCGCACTGTACTTCACAG GAAAGTGTAGCTGTAAAGAGAAAAGGCTTAAAAGTATGTCTGATCTTTGTATGATGAAACATGCATATG TGATCAAAGCGAGTGTGTTAACGGCTCATGATAAAGGCACACACGCCGTTGTCCAGGTGAAGGTGAGGAAAGTGTTTCGTTCCAGAAAACTGCCTCTATTGCAGGGCACACACAGTCTGTACCCGCTCTCCTGGACCAGTCGTGGCTGCACCTGCCCCATTCTTAACCCAG GTGAGAGTTATTTGCTGGCTGGTCCAGAAGAGCTAAACACAGGGAGGCTGTTGGTCACAATGCAGAGCCTTGTGGTGCCGTGGACCCCAACCCTGGGCTTTCAAGTTACAGAAGCACTGCACCAGGGCTGCCTATGA
- the si:dkey-202e22.2 gene encoding netrin-4 isoform X2, producing MTSRLRLLSKSRCVEYACSPPMGNLASGRTLFTLFNSSCLPTHPRCVTDLHPPSMMSDDPFLHPDTWWASAVADGEKDEIRLDLEKRFCLTHVVLSFRSPRPAAMMLERSQDFGQSWETLKLFARNCSEMFGVPDDVSQAGALCTSRYSNVVPCSRGEIIFRSMGLGSEIADPYSPEAVSRLTLTNLRIQLLKSQQCPPSKGRRSILDPSKASFLPKVHSRSHTAFTSTSDQLDSVPFAIYYLLAKGMCLCHGHAENCLPKNKGQDRNTVSGMCVCTHHTAGEHCERCEPLYNDRPWRAANGSSGESNTCQKCECNGHAESCHFSQRVWLSTGGSSGGVCDSCQHNTVGRRCQRCCPGYHRHPARPLNSPHACTRCWCDLVGSVSTSSEAPWCHPRSGQCHCKPGVGGTTCSHCLPGYWGFGEEGCKVCVCPLTCDPITGHCLDSRGNVKLYNVPIGGKIPELSHFKPQEDERVWPKELAVSALYFTGKCSCKEKRLKSMSDLCMMKHAYVIKASVLTAHDKGTHAVVQVKVRKVFRSRKLPLLQGTHSLYPLSWTSRGCTCPILNPGESYLLAGPEELNTGRLLVTMQSLVVPWTPTLGFQVTEALHQGCL from the exons ATGACGTCACGTCTCCGACTACTGTCAA AGTCCAGATGTGTTGAATACGCCTGCAGCCCTCCTATGGGCAACTTGGCCAGTGGCAGGACCCTCTTCACGCTTTTCAACTCATCCTGCTTGCCAACCCACCCACGCTGTGTAACAGATCTCCATCCTCCTTCGATGATGTCCGATGACCCATTTCTTCATCCAGATACTTGGTGGGCTTCTGCGGTGGCCGATGGAGAAAAGGATGAAATCCGTCTGGACTTGGAAAAACGGTTCTGCCTGACTCACGTTGTGTTGTCGTTCCGTTCTCCGCGTCCTGCTGCTATGATGCTGGAACGCTCGCAGGACTTCGGTCAGAGCTGGGAAACCCTGAAGCTGTTTGCCAGGAACTGCAGTGAGATGTTCGGGGTCCCTGATGATGTCAGCCAAGCAGGAGCTCTATGCACATCCAGATATTCCAATGTGGTCCCATGCAGCAGAGGAGAg ATCATATTCCGGTCCATGGGATTGGGAAGTGAGATTGCAGATCCCTACAGCCCTGAAGCTGTGTCCCGTCTCACCCTGACTAACCTGCGAATACAGCTTTTAAAATCTCAGCAGTGTCCACCCTCCAAGGGTCGACGGAGCATCCTGGACCCCTCTAAAGCCTCATTTTTACCCAAAGTGCACAGCAGGTCACACACGGCTTTCACCTCCACCTCAGATCAATTAGATTCAGTGCCTTTTGCCATCTACTATCTTCTGGCTAAAGGGATGTGTTTGTGTCACGGTCATGCTGAAAATTGCCTTCCTAAAAATAAAGGACAAGACCGCAATACG GTGTCTGGCATGTGCGTGTGTACCCACCACACAGCTGGTGAGCACTGCGAGAGGTGTGAGCCGCTCTACAATGACCGACCTTGGAGGGCGGCCAACGGAAGCAGTGGCGAGAGCAACACGTGCCAGA aatgtgagTGTAATGGCCATGCAGAAAGCTGCCACTTCTCGCAGCGAGTGTGGTTGTCCACAGGGGGCAGTAGTGGGGGCGTCTGTGATAGCTGCCAGCATAACACTGTGGGCCGCCGGTGCCAGCGCTGTTGTCCTGGATACCACCGCCACCCTGCCCGACCCCTCAACTCGCCGCATGCTTGCACAC GATGCTGGTGTGACCTAGTTGGCTCTGTGTCAACGAGCAGCGAGGCGCCATGGTGCCATCCCAGAAGTGGGCAGTGCCACTGTAAACCTGGTGTGGGTGGTACCACCTGCAGTCATTGTCTCCCAGGGTACTGGGGGTTTGGAGAGGAAGGCTGCAAAGTTTGTGTGTGCCCTTTGACCTGTGACCCCATCACAGGTCACTGTCTAGACAG CAGAGGGAATGTCAAGCTTTACAATGTACCCATTGGTGGGAAAATTCCTGAACTGTCCCACTTTAAACCTCAAGAGGATGAGAGGGTGTGGCCTAAAGAACTCGCTGTCTCCGCACTGTACTTCACAG GAAAGTGTAGCTGTAAAGAGAAAAGGCTTAAAAGTATGTCTGATCTTTGTATGATGAAACATGCATATG TGATCAAAGCGAGTGTGTTAACGGCTCATGATAAAGGCACACACGCCGTTGTCCAGGTGAAGGTGAGGAAAGTGTTTCGTTCCAGAAAACTGCCTCTATTGCAGGGCACACACAGTCTGTACCCGCTCTCCTGGACCAGTCGTGGCTGCACCTGCCCCATTCTTAACCCAG GTGAGAGTTATTTGCTGGCTGGTCCAGAAGAGCTAAACACAGGGAGGCTGTTGGTCACAATGCAGAGCCTTGTGGTGCCGTGGACCCCAACCCTGGGCTTTCAAGTTACAGAAGCACTGCACCAGGGCTGCCTATGA